Proteins from one Bufo gargarizans isolate SCDJY-AF-19 chromosome 8, ASM1485885v1, whole genome shotgun sequence genomic window:
- the LOC122945414 gene encoding uncharacterized protein LOC122945414: protein MVGTRFHDEEDELLLTRMLKKGYDRTRKQAEKRAIVVGVVKALQKKFGRTHDEMQIVKKWSDLKRRHPDWVKELSQRVCPELPAPTVRRRLTTADLDVVEVSTEEDEQAGPSHSPRGTTKPPDVGIVVEVSDEPGPSQGQKTSGPAPAEEEIATPAPEEEDEALVTTPHQEVIKKISAKSALMQKRHGKIRQLRALIQKSQRMLQEFECQYGEDLKELASLQEELQKFP from the exons ATGGTGGGCACAAGATTCCATGACGAAGAGGATGAACTCCTGCTAACC cgcatgttgaagaAGGGTTATGACCGGACCCGGAAGCAGGCCGAGAAGAGGGCGATTGTCGTGGGGGTCGTCAAGgccttacaaaaaaaatttggacGGACCCACGACGAAATGCAAATTGTTAAAAAATGGTCTGACCTGAAAAGGAGGCACCCGGACTGGGTCAAAGAGCTCAGTCAGAGAGTCTGccctg AGCTTCCAGCGCCAACGGTCCGCCGCCGTCTAACCACGGCGGATTTGGATGTAGTGGAGGtctccacagaggaggatgagcaggcggGCCCCTCCCACAGTCCTCGAGGTACCACCAAACCACCTGATGTGGGGATTGTTGTGGAGGTGTCAGACGAGCCCGGACCCTCTCAAGGGCAAAAAACATCTGGCCCAGCTCctgctgaggaggagatcgccaccccagctcctgaagaagaggatgaggcgttggttaccaccccgcaccaggagg TAATCAAGAaaatttctgctaaaagtgcTCTAATGCAAAAGAGGCATGGGAAAATCAGGCAATTAAGAGCCCTCATTCAAAAATCCCAAAGAATGCTGCAGGAATTTGAATGCCAATATGGGGAGGACCTAAAGGAGCTCGCAAGCCTGCAGGAAGAACTGCAAAAGTTTCCttaa